A window from Cryptomeria japonica chromosome 1, Sugi_1.0, whole genome shotgun sequence encodes these proteins:
- the LOC131037795 gene encoding metal tolerance protein 11 isoform X1 — MEVGNGVSLHAAQVEMGQSAMGVGNGDLLKAGQVETGLYVVQVESGQSAMEKTNDDSLHGDQSAMEKINDVSLHGGQSALEKASEDSFHAGQAKSGALAGAENAWKLNFNKVPRPERDKPQGGIHGFLTVVVGPGDGVAEYYQQQDVMLDGFTEMDAVSERGYLLGMSEEDCQKVARSERTAIRISNLANVVLFALKIYATISSRSLAILASTLDSLLDLLSGFILWFTTFKMRTPNPYLYPIGKKRMQPLGILVFASVMATLGVPIMAEAFKQLALGKRGLSSDEYEWHWIVGIMVSVTLVKLFLAIYCRTFTNEIVKAFAKDHFFDVITNSIGLLAAVLARKFQWWMDPAGAIVLALYTIKTWSNTVLENVNSLVGKTASPDYLQKLTYLCWNHHKAIQHIDTVRAYTFGSHYFVEVDIVLPSDMSLQMAHDIGEALQEKLESLSDIERAFVHIDYEYTHRPEHRNKHS, encoded by the exons ATGGAGGTGGGAAATGGGGTCTCCCTCCATGCTGCTCAGGTTGAGATGGGTCAATCAGCCATGGGAGTGGGAAATGGTGACTTGCTCAAAGCTGGTCAAGTTGAGACTGGTCTCTATGTTGTTCAGGTTGAGAGTGGTCAATCAGCCATGGAAAAGACAAATGATGACTCCCTCCATGGTGATCAATCAGCCATGGAAAAGATAAATGATGTCTCCCTCCATGGTGGTCAATCAGCCCTGGAAAAGGCAAGTGAGGACTCGTTCCATGCTGGTCAGGCTAAGAGTGGTGCCTTAGCAGGAGCAGAGAATGCATGGAAGCTCAATTTCAACAAGGTTCCAAGGCCTGAAAGGGATAAGCCTCAGGGAGGAATCCATGGTTTCCTTACTGTAGTAGTCG GTCCTGGTGATGGAGTGGCCGAATATTATCAGCAGCAAGACGTGATGCTTGACGGTTTTACAGAAATGGATGCTGTTTCTGAGCGTGGATATCTGCTTGGCATGTCTGAG GAAGACTGTCAGAAGGTTGCAAGAAGTGAGAGGACTGCAATTCGCATTTCCAACTTGGCAAATGTTGTACTTTTTGCTCTAAAAATATATGCAACAATAAGTAGTCGTTCATTGGCCATACTTGCTTCAACCCTAGACTCACTTTTGGATCTTCTATCCGGATTTATTCTCTGGTTCACCACATTTAAGATGCGGACACCAAATCCCTATCTCTATCCAATTGGGAAAAAGCGCATGCAGCCATTG GGAATTCTGGTTTTTGCTTCAGTTATGGCTACATTGGGGGTGCCGATCATGGCCGAAGCTTTTAAACAGCTTGCTTTAGGG AAGCGAGGATTATCATCAGACGAATACGAGTGGCACTGGATTGTTGGAATTATGGTTTCAGTCACTCTTGTGAAGTTGTTCCTTGCAATCTATTGCCGGACTTTTACAAATGAGATTGTAAAGGCGTTTGCCAAAGATCATTTCTTTGATGTTATAACCAATTCAATTGGTCTCCTCGCTGCAGTTCTTGCAAGGAAATTTCAGTGGTGGATGGATCCAGCTGGAGCAATAGTT CTAGCACTCTATACAATCAAGACATGGTCGAACACAGTTCTGGAAAACGTGAACTCCTTGGTGGGAAAAACAGCTTCACCTGATTATTTGCAGAAATTGACATATCTCTGTTGGAATCATCACAAAGCCATACAGCATATTGATACAGTCAGAGCATACACATTTGGCTCGCATTACTTTGTTGAAGTTGACATTGTGCTACCCAGTGATATGTCCTTGCAAATGGCTCATGACATTGGAGAAGCGCTTCAAGAAAAATTGGAATCTCTTTCTGACATAGAACGGGCTTTTGTGCATATAGACTATGAATATACTCACAGACCTGAGCATAGAAACAAGCATTCCTAG
- the LOC131037795 gene encoding metal tolerance protein 11 isoform X2 produces MPLLLTCSCPGDGVAEYYQQQDVMLDGFTEMDAVSERGYLLGMSEEDCQKVARSERTAIRISNLANVVLFALKIYATISSRSLAILASTLDSLLDLLSGFILWFTTFKMRTPNPYLYPIGKKRMQPLGILVFASVMATLGVPIMAEAFKQLALGKRGLSSDEYEWHWIVGIMVSVTLVKLFLAIYCRTFTNEIVKAFAKDHFFDVITNSIGLLAAVLARKFQWWMDPAGAIVLALYTIKTWSNTVLENVNSLVGKTASPDYLQKLTYLCWNHHKAIQHIDTVRAYTFGSHYFVEVDIVLPSDMSLQMAHDIGEALQEKLESLSDIERAFVHIDYEYTHRPEHRNKHS; encoded by the exons ATGCCTCTTCTGCTCACATGCTCTT GTCCTGGTGATGGAGTGGCCGAATATTATCAGCAGCAAGACGTGATGCTTGACGGTTTTACAGAAATGGATGCTGTTTCTGAGCGTGGATATCTGCTTGGCATGTCTGAG GAAGACTGTCAGAAGGTTGCAAGAAGTGAGAGGACTGCAATTCGCATTTCCAACTTGGCAAATGTTGTACTTTTTGCTCTAAAAATATATGCAACAATAAGTAGTCGTTCATTGGCCATACTTGCTTCAACCCTAGACTCACTTTTGGATCTTCTATCCGGATTTATTCTCTGGTTCACCACATTTAAGATGCGGACACCAAATCCCTATCTCTATCCAATTGGGAAAAAGCGCATGCAGCCATTG GGAATTCTGGTTTTTGCTTCAGTTATGGCTACATTGGGGGTGCCGATCATGGCCGAAGCTTTTAAACAGCTTGCTTTAGGG AAGCGAGGATTATCATCAGACGAATACGAGTGGCACTGGATTGTTGGAATTATGGTTTCAGTCACTCTTGTGAAGTTGTTCCTTGCAATCTATTGCCGGACTTTTACAAATGAGATTGTAAAGGCGTTTGCCAAAGATCATTTCTTTGATGTTATAACCAATTCAATTGGTCTCCTCGCTGCAGTTCTTGCAAGGAAATTTCAGTGGTGGATGGATCCAGCTGGAGCAATAGTT CTAGCACTCTATACAATCAAGACATGGTCGAACACAGTTCTGGAAAACGTGAACTCCTTGGTGGGAAAAACAGCTTCACCTGATTATTTGCAGAAATTGACATATCTCTGTTGGAATCATCACAAAGCCATACAGCATATTGATACAGTCAGAGCATACACATTTGGCTCGCATTACTTTGTTGAAGTTGACATTGTGCTACCCAGTGATATGTCCTTGCAAATGGCTCATGACATTGGAGAAGCGCTTCAAGAAAAATTGGAATCTCTTTCTGACATAGAACGGGCTTTTGTGCATATAGACTATGAATATACTCACAGACCTGAGCATAGAAACAAGCATTCCTAG